The Aeromicrobium tamlense nucleotide sequence ATCGCCGGGGCCCTTTCGCGTGCGGTCGTCAGGCGACGGGCAGCTCGCCCGTGACGAGGTAGACGACGCGGCGGGCCATGCTGACGGCGTGGTCGCCGACGCGCTCGTAGTAGCGCCCCAGCAGCGCGAGGTCGATCGCGGTGTCGACGCCGTACTCCCACGTGCCGTCGAGCAGGACGCGGAACAGCTCCTGGCGGAGACGGTCCATCTCGTCGTCCTCGACCTCCAGCTCGGCCGCGGCGTCGAGGTCGCGCTCCGACACGATCCGCGCCGCCGACCCGATCATCGAGTGGGCCACGCTGGCCATGTCGCGGATGAGCGGCTGCACCGGGAGCGGCACCGCCATCTCCGGCGCGCGGCGGCGCGCGATCTTGGAGACGTGGACGGCCAGCGCGCTCATGCGCTGCAGGTCGGCCACCATCCGCAGGGTCGAGACCAGCTGGCGCAGGTCGGTGGCGACGGGCTGCTGGGTCGCGAGCAGGACGAGTGCCCGCTCCTCGACCTCGTCGATGGCCTCGTCGATCCCCCGCTCGCCGGCGATGACGGTCTCGGCGGTGGCGATGTCGGTGTCGAGCAGGGCCCGAGTGGCGTCGGCCACGGCGGCTCGCACCCGGTCGGTGATGATGACGAGCTCGTCGACGATGAGGTCGAGCTGCTCGTAGTACTGGTCGCGCATGGGTCGACCGTAGGCGTGCTGCGTGAATGATCGGCGACCTGCGGTGAACGGGCGGTGAACGCCAGCGGAAAGCGTGCTCGCAGGGCCTGCCGCGATGGCGGTTCGGGCGGACGGTCGGCCTACGATCGGTCTCGTGGAGGTCTCAGAGATCCTGGCCGGCGCCGCCGGCATCGTGCTCGGCGCGCTCATCACCTATGTGTGGTGGTTCTCCGAGCGGTCCCAGGAGGCCGCCCCTCCCGCCCCCGTCCCGGCCGTGCCGCCGGACATCGCCACCGTGCTGTCGGTGCTGCGCTCGTCGGCGCTCGTGCTCGATCAGGAGGAGCGCGTGCTGCGGGCCTCCGCCGCCGCGATCGGCCTCGGCCTGGTGACCGACGACGACCGCCTGCGCAGCGAGGAGCTGCTCGACCTCGTCCGCCTGGTCCGCCGCGACGGCGAGGTGCGCGAGGACGAGTTCGAGATCCGCATCCGCCGCCGTCCCCCGGTCTACGTGCGCGCCCGCGTCGCACCTCTCTCCCACGGGCTCATGCTCGCGCTGGTCGAGGACCGCACCACCGAGCAGCGCGTCGAGACCCTCCGCCGCGACTTCGTCGCGAACGTCAGCCACGAGCTGAAGACCCCGATCGGCGCGATCAGCCTGCTGGCCGAGGCCGTGGGCGAGGCCAGCGACGATCCCGAGGCCGTCGTGCGCTTCGCGTCGCGCATGCAGGCCGAGAGCGAGCGCCTGACGCGCCTCGTGCAGCAGATCATCGACCTCTCGCGCCTGCAGGCCGACCTGGGCAGCGACGACGCGGCCGTGATCAAGGTGGGCGAGCTCGTCGCCGAGGCGGTCGAGCACTCGCACACCGACGCCGAGGCGAAGTCGATCACGATCTCGCAGGACGTCGAGCCCGACCTGTTCGTCCAGGGCGACCGGGCCCAGCTGCACGCCGCCGTCAGCAACCTCGTCGAGAACGCCGTCACCTACAGTCCCGAGGGATCGGTCGTCGCCGTGGGCGCGACCGGCGACGGCGAGGACGTCCGCATCACCGTGTCCGACCACGGCGTGGGCATCGCGCCGGAGGAGCAGGACCGGATCTTCGAGCGGTTCTACCGGGTCGACCCGGCGCGCGCCCGCGCCACCGGCGGCACCGGTCTGGGACTGTCGATCGTCAAGCATGTCGCCGCCGGCAACGGCGGCTCCGTCGAGGTCTGGAGTGAGCCGGGCCTCGGATCGTCCTTCACGCTGGTGCTGCCGGCGCGGGACGTCGATGAAGGAGAGCGCGAGTGACCAAGGTCCTGATCGTCGAGGACGAGGCCAGCTACAGCGAGGCCCTGTCCTACGTCCTGCGCAAGGAGGGGTACGACGTGGCCGTCGCCGAGACCGGCCCGGACGCGCTGACCGCCTTCGAGCGCGGCGGTGCCGACATCGTGCTGCTCGACCTCATGCTGCCGGGCCTGTCCGGCACCGAGGTGTGCCGCACGATCCGCCAGACCTCGTCGGTGCCGATCATCATGGTCAGCGCGAAGGACACCGAGGTCGACAAGGTGGTGGGACTCGAGCTGGGCGCCGACGACTACGTCACCAAGCCGTACTCGCCGCGCGAGCTCGTGGCGCGCATCCGCGCGGTGCTGCGTCGCGGTGCGCCCGAGGAGGTCGACGACGACAGCGTCATCGAGGTCGGCGGCGTGCGGATGGACGTCGACCGCCACCTCGTCACGGTCGACGGCGCCGAGGTGCGGCTGCCGCTCAAGGAGTTCGAGCTGCTCGAGTACTTCCTGCGCAACAGCGGCCGCGTGCTGACGCGCGGCCAGCTGATCGACCGCGTGTGGGGCGCCGACTACGTGGGCGACACCAAGACGCTCGACGTCCACGTGAAGCGCCTGCGCGCCAAGATCGAGGACGACCCCGCGCACCCCACGGTCCTCACGACCGTGCGCGGTCTGGGCTACAAGTACGCCTAGACCTGCGGGAGGGCGCTGGGCGTGACGTTTCGGGGCCGGATACGGCGTTTCGACCTCGCGAACGTCACTGCCAGCGTTCTCAGCGGCCCTGGTTGGCGACCGCGGCGATCGCGGCCGCGGCGGCCTCGGGGTCGAGGTACTGGCCGCCGCGCTGGGTGGGCTTGAGGTCGTCGTCGAGCTCGTAGACCAGCGGGATGCCCGTGGGGATGTTGAGGCCGACGACCTCGTCCTCGCCGAGCCCGTCGAGGTGCTTCACGAGCGCACGCAGCGAGTTGCCGTGGGCCGTGACCAGCACGGTCTTGTCGTCGCGCAGGTCGGGCACGATCTGGTCGTACCAGTACGGCAGCATCCGCACGAGCACGTCGGCGAGGCACTCCGTGCGCGGCAGCAGCTCGCTGGGCAGGTCGGCGTAGCGGGGATCCCCGGCCTGGCTGAACTCGGAGTCGTCGTCGAGCGCCGGCGGGGGCGTGGAGTACGAGCGGCGCCACGTCATGAACTGCTCCTCGCCGAACTCCTCGAGCGTGGCCTTCTTGTCCTTGCCCTGGAGGGCGCCGTAGTGGCGCTCGTTGAGGCGCCAGCTGCGCTTGACCGGGATCCAGTGGCGGTCGATGCCGTTGAGCGTGATCTCGGCGGTGCGGATCGCGCGGCGCAGCAGCGAGGTGTGCGAGACGTCGGGCGCGATGCCCGCGTCGTTCAGGAGCTGGGGCGCGCGGAGCGCCTCCTGGACGCCCTGCTCGTTGAGGTCGACGTCGACCCATCCGGTGAACAGGTTGAGGGCGTTCCACTCGCTGTGACCATGACGCAGCAGGACCAAGGTGCTCATGCCGACAGCCTAGTGCCGGGCGCGGGACCCCGACTCAGGGCTGCGCGCTGATGGACTGCAACGCGCGCAGGTAGTCGTCCTGCGAATGCACGCCCGCGAGCGTGTAGCGCGCGTCGACGACCACGAACGGCGACGCCTCGGCGCCGATCGCGCGGGCGGTCTCGCGCTGCTCGTCGACCTCGGCACCCAGCTCGTCGCTGGCCAGCAGCGCCTCGGCCGTCTCGAGCTCGAGGCCGACCAGCGCGGCCCGGCTCGCCAGGACGAAGCCGTCCGACACGTCGGCGCCCTCGAGGAAGTGCGCCCGCCACAGCTGGTGCAGCAGCTCGCGCTGGACCTCCGAGCCCGACTCCTCGGCCCACGTCAGCAGCCGCCATGCGTCGGTGGAGTCGGCCGGGACGACCTCGTCCACGTTGAGGTCGATGCCGGTGATGCGCGCGGCCGCGGCGACGTCGTCGGCCGTGCTGGCCGCACCGAAGGTCGCCGCGCGGTACGAGACGTCGATCGGCTCGCCGGTCAGGATCGTGTAGAGCGCCGCGGCCCGCTCGAAGCGCACCGCGCCCACGTAGGACCAGGCGTCGACGACGTCGGCGAAGACGATGGCTTTCACGCCGACCACGCTACGGGACGGGGCCCGGGGGCTCAGTCCTGCGGGCGCAGGTGGCGGAAGGCGTCGAGGTTGCGCGTGGACTCGCCGCGCGACTCGCGCCAGCGCCACTCCTTGCGGATGCTCGACGCGAAGCCCAGCTCGAGGATCGTGTTGAACGACTCGTCGGCGTAGGACAGCACCGAGCCCAGCAGCCGGTCGAGCTCGTCGGCCGTGACGGCCTCCAGCGGCAGCCGGCCGTCGAGGTAGATGTCGCCCGCGGAGTCCACCGCGAACGCGACGCCGTAGAGCTTGAGGTTGCGCTCGAGCATCCAGCGGTAGACGGCCTCGTGGTTCTCGTCGGGGTGACGCGCGACGAAGGCGTGCACGCCCAGCGCGTGCTGGTTGACCTCGAGCCGGCACGTGGTCTTGAGCTTGCGCTCGCCCGGCAGCTCGACCTCGAACACGTCGTTGCCGTGGCGCGTGTACTCCAGCCCGGCCTCGTCGAGCGCTGCCTCGATCACGTCGCGGACGTCGGTCATCGTGCCTCCTCCTGCGCCGCCACGCGGTCGTGCAGGGCGGCGGCGTAGACGTCGAGGGTGCGCTCCGCAGTGACGTCCCAGCCGAACGACTCGGCGTGGCGCACCGCCTTGGCACCAGCCTCGGCCCGGAACGCGGGGTCCGCCAGGTAGGGGCGGATCGCGGCGGCGTACGCGGCCGGGTCGTGGCCGTCGACGAGGGTGCCCGTGACGCCGTCGGCCACGGCCGTGGTCAGGCCGCCCACGGCGGCGGCCACGACGGGGGTGCCGCAGGCCTGGGCCTCGATGGCGACCAGCCCGAACGACTCGTTGTGCGACGGGACGCACACGACGGCGGCCCGCGAGTACCACTGTGCGAGCTCGGCCTGGCTGACCGTCGGGACGAAGTCGACGCGGTCGGCGATGCCGAGGCGGTGGGCGAGGTCGGTGAGCTCGGTGGGACGCTCCAGGCCGCTCCCCGAGGGACCGCCGATGATGGCGACCCGGTGCGGCTCGTCGATCAGCGCCGACGCGTGCAGCACGACGTCGGGCGCCTTGAGCGGCTGGATGCGACCGGCGAAGACGATCAACGGCGGCTCGTCGTCGGGCTGGGACGCGCTGAAGACGTCGAGGTCGACGCCGGGGTGCACGACCTCGACGGCGAGCGGGTCGGCCTCGTACAGGTCGATCAGCTCGCGGCGCTCCTCGGCCGTGTTGGCGATGAGGCGGTCGGCGAGGCGCACGATCTCCTCCTCGCCGGCGACGCGTCCGACGGGCTCGGGGGTGTCCCCCGTGGCCAGCGCCGCGTTCTTGACCTTCGCCATCGTGTGCATCGAGTGCACGAGCGGCACGCCCCAGCGCTCGCGCAGGACGGTGCCGACCTGACCCGACAGCCAGTAGTGCGAGTGGACGAGGTCGAAGTAGCCGGGCTCGTGCCGGGCCTCGACGCGCAGCACGTCGCGCACGAACGCACACAGCTGGCTGGGCAGGTCGCCCTTCGTCAGTCCCTCGAACGGGCCGGCGGCCACGTGGTGCACGCGGATGCCGTCGGCGGCCTCGACGACCGGGGGCAGGTGGCGCGAGGTGGCGCGGGTGAAGACCTCGACCTCGATGCCGCGCGCGGCGAGGCGCCGCGAGAGCTCGAGGACGTAGACGTTCATGCCGCCCGCGTCGCCGGTGCCCGGCTGGTCGAGCGGGGAGGTGTGCGCCGACAGCATCGCGACACGTCGGATCCCTCGGGCAGCCATGGGCTCCATTCTGGCACGCTGTCCCCATGCCCACCGCCGTCGTCACCGGAGCCAGCAGCGGGATCGGCGAGGCCACGGCCCGCGCCCTGTCGGCCGCCGGGTTCACCGTCCTCGCCGCCGCCCGACGCCGTGATCGCATCGAGCGACTCGCCGAGGAGATCGACGCGATCGCCCTGCCCTGCGACATCACGAACCCCGACGACGTGGCTCGTCTGGCCGACGCGGTCGGCGACCGGCTCGACCTGCTCGTCAACAACGCCGGCGGCGCGAAGGGGATGGTCGACGTCACCGACGCCGACCTCGACGACTGGCGCTGGATGTACGAGACCAACGTGCTCGGCACCGTCGCGGTGACCCAGGCGCTCGCGCCGGCACTCATCAACTCGGGCGCCGGCACGATCATCAACGTGGGCTCCACCGCCGGACGCGTCGCCTACGAGGGCGGCGGCGGCTACACCGCGGCCAAGCACGCGCTCGCGGTCGTCACCGAGACGCTGCGACTCGAGCTGAACGGCCAGCCGGTGCGGATCAGCGAGATCGCCCCGGGCATGGTCAAGACCGAGGAGTTCAGCCTCACCCGGTTCGAGGGCGACGTCGCCCGCGCCGAGGCCGTCTACGCCGGCGTCGACGAGCCGCTGCTCGCGCAGGACATCGCCGACGCCATCACGTGGGTGGCCACGCGGCCGCCGCACGTGGACATCGACCTCATGGTCATCAAGCCCGTCGCGCAGGCCGCGCAGCACAAGGTGCACCGCCGGCCCCAGTAGACCGAGGCCGGCGACGCGCCTCAGTCCGAGGCGGGCGTGTCCGCGCTCGCCGGGTTGTCCGGCGTGGCCGGCGGCGTCACGGGCGATGCGGCCGGCGTGGCGGCCTTCGTGGCCTTGCGCGCGGCGGTCTTGCGACCCTGGGCGCTCGCGCGCTTCGCGGTGGAGGTGGCGCCGGCCTTCTTCGCCGGTGCCTTCGTGGCGGTGGCGGTCTTCTTCGCCGGAGCCTTCTTGGCCGTGGTGGTCTTCGCCGTCGTCGCCTTCTTCGCGGGCGTCGCCTTCTTCGCGGTCGTGGCCTTCTTCGTGGTCGTCTTCCTCGCCGAGGTCTTCTTCGCGACGGGGGTGACCTCGGCGGCAGGGGCCGTGCCGGGGACCTCCGCGTCGACCGGTCCACTCGCGTCGGAGGCGGCCAGCGCCTCGCCGGCGAACGAGGTGGTCTCGTCGGCCTTCGCAGGAGCCTTCTTCGTCGTCTTCTTCGCGGGCGTCTTCCTGGCGCTGCGGGCGGCCGAGCCGAGGGGGTCGCCGTGCGCGGCCTCCACCGGGGAGTCCGTGGGTCGCGAGGGCTCGGCCGGCGCGGGGGTGGGCTCGGCCGGCGGCGGCGTCGCGGTGGAGCCCGGCTTGACCACGTCGGGCGCCAGGCGCGCCACCATCGCGGTGAGGTCGGCGATCTGCTTCGCCGTGGTCTCGCGCACCTGCGCCAGCTCCTCGCGGACCTTCCTGATCTCCGACGAGGTGGACTTGGTGGCCGCCTTGCGGACCTTCTTCAGCTCACCGCGGAGGTCGTTGATCGTGGAGATCGTCTCGCGGAGCTTCTTCTCGACCTTGCTCGTGGCCATCGGGGATCCTCTCGGTGGTGCGGAGTCGGTGCTGCCAGCCTAGGAGGATCGGGGCTCACCCGCCTGCCGCGTCAGCGCGTGCCGGCCTCGGTGCGGCCGCGGTCGATCGAGCCGTCGGGCTTCCACCCGGGCGGCCCGAGCACGTAGCCCACGCGCTCGCGCCACGACGACGCCGCACGGACGTCGGCGGCCATCTTGCGGTAGTCGCCGTACTGCAGCGTCAGCAGGTTGTACGTCTCGACCGGGTGGGTGAGGCCGTAACGCGGCCGGTGCAGCTCGGCCTGGAACGTGCCGAACAGCCGGTCCCAGACGATGAGGATGCCGCCGTAGTTCTTGTCCAGGTACTCCGGATCCGAGCCGTGGTGCACGCGGTGGTGCGAGGGCGTGTTGAACACCCACTCGATCGGCCGCGGCAGCTTCCCGACGACCTCGGTGTGCACGAAGAACTGGTAGATGAGGTTGATCGCGAAGGCGGCGAACAGGGTCCACGGCGCGAAGCCCAGCAGCGGCAGCGGCAGCCAGAAGAAGAACTCGAACCACGGATTCCACTTCTGCCGCAGGGCGGTGCCGAAGTTCATGAACTCGCTGGAGTGGTGCGCCTGGTGTCCGGCCCAGCCGATCCGCACGCGGTGGCTGAAGCGGTGGTGCCAGTAGTAGCAGAAGTCCAGGCCCACGATCAGGGCCGGCCAGTACCACCACGCACCGGTGTCGAGCTCGAACAGCGCGAAGTGCGCGAACACGAAGACGAAGGCGAAGAACGTGATGATCTTGAAGACCGTGAGGAACAGGATCGAGCCGACGCCCATCGAGATGGAGGTCCGTGCGTCCTTGAGCGCGTAGCCGGTGACGTTGTCGTCGTGGTCGAGCCACTTCAGGGCCGCCAGCTCGATCGCGATGCTCAGCAGGAAGAACGGCACCGCGTACGTCAGCGGGTTCTTCATCGGGTCCAGGAGTTCGGCCAGCACCCCACCACGATACGCCGTCGTCTGTGACTACGATCACAGCCCATGGGCATCGATCCGGCGGGTCAGGTCATCGTCATCACGGGGTCCTCGAGCGGCATCGGCGCCGCGGCCGCGCACCGGCTCGCCGCGCGGGGCGCCACCGTGTGCCTGCTGGCCCGTCGCGCCGACGAGCTGGCCGCCGTCGCCGAGGCGATCCGGGGTTCCGGAGGCGACGCGCACGCCTATCCCGTCGACCTCACGGACGACGCCGCCGCGCGCGATGTCGTCGGGCGGGTCCTGGCCGAGCACGGCCGCATCGACGTGCTCGTGAACAACGCGGCGCGCTCCATCCGGCGGCCGATCACCGCATCGCTCGACCGCCTCCACGACCACGAGCGCGTCATGGCCATCAACTACTTCGCGGCCGTGCGGCTCATCTCGCTCGTGCTGCCGTCGATGCTCGAGCAAGGGCGCGGGCACGTCACGATCAGCTCCACGCTCTCGACCCAGGTGCCGATCCCCCTGTTCTCGGCCTACCTGGCCAGCAAGAGCGCGCTCGAGTCCTACCTGCGGTCACTGTCGGCCGAGCTCGGCCACCGCGGCATCACCACGACGGTCGTGCACTTCCCGATGGTGCGCACCGAGATGTCGGGCGGCACCGAGATCTACCGCGCGATGAGGATGATGGGTCCGGACGAGGCGAGCCGCTGGATCGAGCGCGCCGTCGTCTCGCGGCCCTCGCGCGTGACGAGCGCGTTCGGCGTCGCCGGCGAGACCTCGATGGCGCTGCTGCCCGGCGTCGTCACGCGCGCGACGGCGCCGTTCTTCCGGCGCATGGACCGCAACCTCGCCCGTCGTGCCGCCGCCGGGGACGTGCACGAGTAACGTGGGTCACAGCGACCACCACCCCCGGTCGCGCACCAACCACACCGACAGGCCGGCACCACCCCCGCCGACCCAGGAAGAGGGAACATGAGCACGCCCAGCAGCTTCGGCACCCACCACGAGCAAGTGGTCTTCTGCCACGACGAGGCCTCCGGACTCCGGGCGATCATCGCCCTCTACTCCACGGCCCTCGGGCCCGGCCTGGGCGGCACCCGCTTCTTCCCGTACGCCAGCGAGACCGACGCGCTCGCCGACGTCCTCAACCTCAGCCAGGGCATGGCCTACAAGAACGCGCTCGCCGGGCTCGACCTCGGCGGCGGCAAGGCCGTCATCATCGGCGACCCGCACACCGACAAGTCCGAGGCGCTCCTGCGCGCCTACGGCCGCTTCGTGCAGACGCTCAACGGCCGCTACTTCACCGCGTGCGACGTGGGCACCTACTCGGCCGACATGGACGTCATCGCCCGCGAGTGCGACTACGTCACGGGCCGCACGGTCGACCACGGCGGCGCCGGCGACTCCAGCGTCCTGACCGCCTTCGGCGTCTACCAGGGCATGCGCGCGGCCGCCCAGTTCACGTGGGGCGGCACGTCGCTGGCCGGCAAGCGGGTCGGCATCGCCGGCGTCGGCAAGGTCGGCCGCCACCTCGCCGAGCACCTCGTCGAGGAGGACGCCCGGGTGGTGGTCACCGACATCGACGCCGAGGCCGTGGCGCGCCTGCGCGACCGCTTCCCGTCCCTCGAGGTCGCCGGCTCCACGGAGGAGCTGATCGCCGCCGACCTCGACGTCTACGCCCCGTGCGCGCTGGGCGGCGCGCTGAACGAGGTCTCCGTCGAGGCGCTGACGGCGAAGGTCGTCGCCGGTGCGGCCAACAACCAGCTGGCCCACGACGGCATCGGCAAGCTGGTCGCCGACCGGGGCATCGTCTACGCGCCCGACTACTGCGTGAACTCCGGCGGCGTCATCCAGGTGGCCGACGAGCTCGACCCGAGCGGCTTCTCCTTCGACCGCGCCAAGGCGCGCGCCACCGGGATCTTCGACACCACGCTCGCCGTCCTCGAGCGCTCCGCCGCCGAGGGGATCACCACGGCCGAGGCCGCCGACCGCCAGGCCGAGCAGCGGATCCGCGAGATCGGGCGGCTGAGCCAGATCCACCTGGGCTGAGCCGAGGGGCGGGCGGGCGGGGCCCGCCCGCCGTCAGCGGGAGATAGTTAGATCGCTTAGCCTTCTAGCGTGAAACCCGTCGACCATCGGTCCTTCCCCCTCGCGCGCCTCGTGGGCCCGCGCCGATCCATCGTCGTGGTGCTGCTGGGACTGATCGTCTCCGGTCTGGTCATGGCCTTCGCCCCCGAGCCGACCTCGGGCAACGAGGCCGGCTCGAACCTCCCCGACTCGGCCGAGGCCTCGCGTGCCGCGGCGCTGCTCGACCAGCTGCCCGAGGCCGACGAGTCCCCCGCGATCGTCGTCTACTCGCGTGACGGGGGCCTGTCGCCGCAGGACCTGCAGGCGCTCGGCGAGCGCGCGCAGACCCTGGGCTCCGAGCTCGACCTCCAGGCCAGCCCGCCCGTGCCGTCGGAGGACGGCGCCGCCGCGATCGTCGCGATCCCGGTGAAGTCCGGCCTGAGCAACGACGAGAACGCCGAGCTGGTCGACCGCATCCGCGAGGTCGCCAAGCAGGACCTGCCCGACGGCGTCACGGCCGAGGTGACCGGCGCCCCTGCCGTCCAGGCCGACCTCGGTGCCGTGTTCGACGGCGCCGACGTGCGCCTGCTCGCCGTCACCGCCGCGGTCGTCGCGGTGCTGCTGATCGTCACCTACCGGAGCCCGTGGCTGTGGCTCGTGCCGCTCACCGTCATCGGCATCGGTGACCGCGTGGCCGCGAAGGTGCTCGAGGGCGCCTCCGGCCTCTTCGGCTTCGAGATCGACGGCTCGATCACCGGCATCACGTCGGTCCTGGTGTTCGGCGCCGGCACCAACTACGCCCTGCTGCTCATCGCCCGCTACCGCGAGGAGTTGCGTCGCCACGAGTCCCGCCACGAGGCGATGCGGACCGCCGTCGGCGGCGCCGCACCGGCCATCCTGTCGAGCTCGGGCACCGTGATCCTCGCGCTGCTCTCCCTGCTGATCGCCGACTCCCCCTTCGTGAGCGGCATCGGCCTGGCCGGTGCCATCGGCCTGGTCATCGCGGTGGCGTTCGCGCTGCTGATCCTGCCGTCGGCGATGGTGCTGCCGGGCCGCTGGCTCTTCTGGCCGTTCGTGCCCCGCAATGGCGACGACGACCCCAGCGAGCGTGGCTGGTGGTACCGCGTGGGCAGGACCGTCACGTCGCGCCCGTGGCCCGTCGCGATCGCCTCGATCGCCGTGCTCGGCGCCATGGCCGCTGGCGCGCTGACCCTCTCGACCGGTCTCGGCCAGAGCGAGCAGTTCCTCGACACGCCGGAGTCGATCCAGGCCCAGGAGACGCTGCAGGACGCGTTCCCCGCCGGCATCTCGGCGCCCACCACCGTGGCGACCACGCCCGACAAGGTCGAGGACGTCACGGCCGCCGCGAACGAGGTCGAGGGCGTCGAGAGCGCCCGCCCCGCCGGCGCCTCCGACGACGTCGCCGAGGTGCAGGTCGTGCTCTCGGTCGCGCCCGAGAGCGAGCAGGCCCTGAGCACGATCGAGGACCTCCGCAGCGCCGTGAAGGACGCCGATCCCGACGCCCTCGTCGGAGGACCGGACGCCCAGGCGCTCGACGAGGCCCAGACCGCCGCCGACGACCGCCTCAAGGTCATCCCGGTGGTGCTGGTGATCGTCCTGCTGATGCTGCTGATCCTGCTGCGCTCGGTCGTGGCCGCGGTGGTGCTCTGCGCGACCACCGTGCTGTCCTACCTGTCGGCGCTGGGCGTCGGCTGGCTGCTGTTCGACCACGTGCTCGGCTGGTCGGCGATGGACGTCAGCACGCCGCTGCTCGCGTTCATCTTCCTGGTCGCCCTGGGCGTGGACTACAACATCTTCCTCACCGCGCGGGCGCGCGAGGAGATGGCGCTGACGCACGACGCCACCGAGTCGATCGTCAAGGCGCTCGCCGTGACCGGCGGCGTCATCACGAGCGCCGGCGTCCTGCTGGCCGCCGTGTTCACCGTGCTGGGCGTGCTGCCGCTCGTGCTGCTGGCACAGCTCGGCGTCGTCGTCGGCTTCGGCGTGCTGCTGGACACCGTGCTGGTGCGCGGTGTCGCGACGCCGGCGCTGGTGGCCCTGTGCGGCCGCCGGTTCTGGTGGCCCAGCCAGCTGTCGCGCTGAGGGAGCAGCACCGAGACCCGTGGGGCACACAGGTGCCCCACGGGTGACGATTCGGTGGGTTCCGCCCGAGGGCGGGGAGAGACGTCTGCCCTACCGCTCAACTGGCGGCAGGGCCTCCCAGTTTCTTGGCGAGATCAGCGTACTGATCCGGGATGGGATCCCCGGACTCTCCGTGAAGTTCTCGTTCGAGATCATTGAAGTCAGTGTCCAATGTCCGATACTTGAGATCGCGAGCGACCTTGGTCTGCTTCGCTTTGGCACGGCCGCGGCCCATGGGCTCGACCCCCTCGCACTCAGTGGTCCAGTATGTCGTGGTACCAGCGTACCCAAACACTCCCAGATCGCATGAAGCGGCCCCGGCTCGGCGAGTGCGGGAGCCGGGATTGCAGCGAATATTCTCAGCCGAGGGTGACGGAGCCGCCCTTGCCGTGCACATCGGCCGCCGCGACCTCGCCCGCGATCCACGCGTCGACGCCCTGATCGGACAGCAGCGAGACCGCCGCGTCGGCCGCGTCCTGCGCGACGATCGCGACCATGCCGACGCCCATGTTGAGCGCCTGGTCGAGGTCGGCCTGGGATACGCCGCCGAGCTCGCCGACGAGGGTGAAGACGGGCGCCGGCGTCCACGAGGACCGGTCGAGCCGCACCGACACCGTGTCGGGCAGCACGCGCTCGAGGTTGGCCGCGAGGCCGCCACCGGTGATGTGGGACATCGCGTGGACCTCGACGCCGTCGGCCAGCGCCAGGCACGGCTTGGTGTAGAGGCGAGTGGGGGTCAGCAGCTCCTCGCCGAGGGTGCGGCCGAACTCGGGCACCTCGCGGTCGAGCTCCCAGCCGGCCTTCTCGAAGAAGACGTGGCGCACGAGCGAGTAGCCGTTGGAGTGCAGGCCGGACGAGGCCATCGCGATCACGACGTCGCCGTCGCGCACGAGGTCGGCGCCGAGCAGGCGGTCGGCCTCGACCACGCCGGTGGTGGAGCCGGCGACGTCGTACTCGTCGGCGCCCAGCAGGCCCGGGTGCTCGGCGGTCTCGCCGCCGAGCAGCGCGGTGCCGGTCTCGGCGCACGCCGCGGCGATGCCCTTGACGATGTCGGCGATGCGCTCGGGGACGACCTTGCCGCAGGCGATGTAGTCGGTCAGGAACAGCGGCTCGGCGCCGCAGACGACGAGGTCGTCGACGAGCATGCCGACCAGGTCGAACCCGATCGTGTCGTGGCGATCCATGCGCTGCGCGATCGCGACCTTGGTGCCCACGCCGTCGGCGCTGGTGGCCAGCAGGGGGCGGCGGTAGTCCTTCAGGGCCGAGGCGTCGAAGAGGCCGGCGAAGCCGCCGATGCCGCCGACGACCTCGGGGCGGGTGGCCTTGGCGACCCACTGCTTCATGAGCTCGACCGCGCGGTCGCCCTCTTCGATGGAGACTCCGGCGGAGGCGTACGAGGTCACTGGATCACCTTCAGGGGCTCGGTCCCGTTGTGCGGCA carries:
- the phoU gene encoding phosphate signaling complex protein PhoU, with the translated sequence MRDQYYEQLDLIVDELVIITDRVRAAVADATRALLDTDIATAETVIAGERGIDEAIDEVEERALVLLATQQPVATDLRQLVSTLRMVADLQRMSALAVHVSKIARRRAPEMAVPLPVQPLIRDMASVAHSMIGSAARIVSERDLDAAAELEVEDDEMDRLRQELFRVLLDGTWEYGVDTAIDLALLGRYYERVGDHAVSMARRVVYLVTGELPVA
- a CDS encoding sensor histidine kinase translates to MEVSEILAGAAGIVLGALITYVWWFSERSQEAAPPAPVPAVPPDIATVLSVLRSSALVLDQEERVLRASAAAIGLGLVTDDDRLRSEELLDLVRLVRRDGEVREDEFEIRIRRRPPVYVRARVAPLSHGLMLALVEDRTTEQRVETLRRDFVANVSHELKTPIGAISLLAEAVGEASDDPEAVVRFASRMQAESERLTRLVQQIIDLSRLQADLGSDDAAVIKVGELVAEAVEHSHTDAEAKSITISQDVEPDLFVQGDRAQLHAAVSNLVENAVTYSPEGSVVAVGATGDGEDVRITVSDHGVGIAPEEQDRIFERFYRVDPARARATGGTGLGLSIVKHVAAGNGGSVEVWSEPGLGSSFTLVLPARDVDEGERE
- a CDS encoding response regulator transcription factor, with the protein product MTKVLIVEDEASYSEALSYVLRKEGYDVAVAETGPDALTAFERGGADIVLLDLMLPGLSGTEVCRTIRQTSSVPIIMVSAKDTEVDKVVGLELGADDYVTKPYSPRELVARIRAVLRRGAPEEVDDDSVIEVGGVRMDVDRHLVTVDGAEVRLPLKEFELLEYFLRNSGRVLTRGQLIDRVWGADYVGDTKTLDVHVKRLRAKIEDDPAHPTVLTTVRGLGYKYA
- a CDS encoding phosphoglyceromutase: MSTLVLLRHGHSEWNALNLFTGWVDVDLNEQGVQEALRAPQLLNDAGIAPDVSHTSLLRRAIRTAEITLNGIDRHWIPVKRSWRLNERHYGALQGKDKKATLEEFGEEQFMTWRRSYSTPPPALDDDSEFSQAGDPRYADLPSELLPRTECLADVLVRMLPYWYDQIVPDLRDDKTVLVTAHGNSLRALVKHLDGLGEDEVVGLNIPTGIPLVYELDDDLKPTQRGGQYLDPEAAAAAIAAVANQGR
- a CDS encoding DsbA family oxidoreductase; amino-acid sequence: MKAIVFADVVDAWSYVGAVRFERAAALYTILTGEPIDVSYRAATFGAASTADDVAAAARITGIDLNVDEVVPADSTDAWRLLTWAEESGSEVQRELLHQLWRAHFLEGADVSDGFVLASRAALVGLELETAEALLASDELGAEVDEQRETARAIGAEASPFVVVDARYTLAGVHSQDDYLRALQSISAQP
- a CDS encoding type III secretion system chaperone family protein; amino-acid sequence: MTDVRDVIEAALDEAGLEYTRHGNDVFEVELPGERKLKTTCRLEVNQHALGVHAFVARHPDENHEAVYRWMLERNLKLYGVAFAVDSAGDIYLDGRLPLEAVTADELDRLLGSVLSYADESFNTILELGFASSIRKEWRWRESRGESTRNLDAFRHLRPQD